Proteins co-encoded in one Methanothrix sp. genomic window:
- a CDS encoding RAMP superfamily CRISPR-associated protein: MDLALIIWQQYNSQVNQLVQSANEIRRARREQKKLLKQKFEQQRKELLKRVQVDFPSKMYQNFALMVLYQEAGLIDVDVANDLREAWQKAVIQHQMQDIHKWNVDGLLREIAMPKPDLDLLPSGSWFIQFDFELAKPYISHDDVSSYIIDNPVASDHVFGLPMIRASSWKGNLRSALRRTENWDDTRPEIVRLFGNPKVEDEDFRAGCLEFYPTFFCCVGLEIINPHDRARKVGTNPILFECVPAGAKGTFSLLYVPFDLIGEDEEEIRQQAADDLRLIAEAMSAMMLTYGFSAKRTSGYGTAKDEIWGRVITQRGEKPLTRLSNLAQEVNNVGF, translated from the coding sequence ATGGATCTTGCACTGATCATCTGGCAGCAGTATAATAGTCAAGTTAACCAGTTGGTTCAAAGTGCGAATGAGATACGCAGGGCCCGAAGGGAGCAAAAGAAACTGTTGAAGCAAAAATTCGAACAGCAGCGCAAGGAATTGCTGAAGCGTGTGCAGGTTGATTTTCCGAGCAAAATGTATCAAAATTTTGCCTTGATGGTATTATATCAAGAGGCTGGCTTGATAGATGTGGATGTGGCTAACGACTTGCGTGAGGCTTGGCAAAAAGCGGTTATCCAGCATCAAATGCAAGATATTCATAAGTGGAACGTAGACGGATTGCTTCGTGAAATTGCCATGCCGAAACCAGATCTTGATCTTTTGCCGTCAGGATCCTGGTTTATACAATTTGATTTCGAACTTGCCAAACCGTATATTTCCCATGATGATGTATCATCATACATTATTGACAATCCAGTAGCCTCAGATCATGTATTTGGCTTACCCATGATTCGTGCATCATCATGGAAAGGCAATTTGCGATCTGCCTTGCGACGAACAGAGAACTGGGATGATACACGGCCTGAGATAGTCAGATTATTTGGTAATCCCAAGGTTGAAGATGAAGATTTTCGGGCCGGGTGTTTGGAGTTTTACCCAACTTTCTTCTGCTGTGTTGGTCTGGAGATCATCAATCCCCATGATCGTGCAAGAAAGGTTGGAACGAATCCGATTCTGTTTGAGTGCGTCCCCGCCGGCGCAAAGGGCACATTCTCGCTCCTGTACGTTCCGTTCGACCTGATTGGAGAGGATGAGGAGGAAATCCGCCAGCAGGCCGCTGATGACCTGCGGCTGATTGCCGAAGCCATGAGCGCAATGATGCTCACGTACGGCTTCTCCGCAAAGAGGACGAGCGGGTACGGGACGGCAAAAGATGAGATTTGGGGCAGAGTGATAACACAGAGGGGTGAAAAGCCTCTGACGCGACTGAGCAACCTGGCACAGGAGGTGAACAATGTCGGTTTCTAG
- a CDS encoding CRISPR-associated protein Csx11, with the protein MSVSSLKPLEDNRKALLLAEVGALLHDVGKLSTQFIDQMSIYPSSRSKDFAHENAVEKLPDFVDKQFVNALKQRSLRDMLRLPGIPNNEQIGQLLDLVLHHDKHRHSSFLVRLLNRCDGFDSGADKGTTKDQGLSKEAKQPFDKTFIATAFGSETLTSRIDVADIDSVRCNLSSEVATKLSAFPARPEEERTGVVQLARVAYQCGLGETRRSANDVTLWDHSFSVATLYKTALATFLLSSNIDINKPQWRLLRVNFDVLGLYAKAIKIADLLGYQRSVEEACERTKKLVEEEYPLGNEVYRDTTGIYFTFPDLDLPADLAREICRRVEEVEPELAPRIAVTVGDGQTATEQLKGILAKARKEALEALAQPFDGQKLGIRWQQHWEKVGDGKWELCPVCRLRPMEEGREACTHCEKRRRSRIEDWEKDPYRTIWMDEIADANGRVALIVGKFGLDDWLSGELVQTMLVRAEPNNPAGCTPKNPSPARLRRVWETCQRFWSETVEKEILGKHAYGKDIEHSDLRCTRLLVVPDRKDGWEENVPYDGTVDGKPISLLWIKEKNHFITIINLQLTGKLEEGQTISVKDPNNQRNKITFTVQSLEKPSNRIDRYTPFLPLLSSPDQFLALVPAIDALEIAKRIREEYAKQFGKVQNRLPLFLGLVFFQRKMPLMAVMDTARRMLNVLLKEESWKVECCRPDCEGHEHQYLRLSQGMDRLIMKFPIKMGDNKTCDIWYPYMFVEYFADGTPDNRQYRFQHNGHWLVDVCDLKEDDVVKVTPSRFAYLWLEHSAQRFEFDPEKHLMLLDELTHMMDMWDHLGKSGITITGLRNLQALLEAKGAAWGTNSEEFRHLAETALKDAGLFQRRDKDGNPRPITPEDVVSKRFARCLELYLHILKQKLKED; encoded by the coding sequence ATGTCGGTTTCTAGCTTGAAGCCGTTGGAAGACAACCGCAAGGCACTCCTCCTGGCGGAAGTGGGGGCGCTGCTGCACGATGTTGGGAAATTGAGCACTCAGTTTATCGATCAGATGTCTATTTATCCGTCATCTCGATCAAAAGATTTTGCGCATGAAAATGCGGTCGAAAAGCTGCCAGACTTTGTGGACAAACAGTTTGTGAATGCACTCAAGCAACGTTCCCTACGCGATATGCTGCGATTACCAGGAATTCCAAATAATGAGCAGATCGGTCAGCTACTGGATCTTGTTTTGCACCATGACAAGCACAGGCATAGTTCGTTTCTCGTCCGACTATTAAATCGCTGTGATGGTTTTGATTCAGGCGCGGACAAGGGCACAACAAAAGATCAGGGTTTGTCTAAAGAAGCCAAACAGCCCTTCGACAAAACATTTATTGCCACGGCTTTTGGGAGCGAAACACTCACGTCTCGGATTGACGTAGCGGATATAGACAGTGTCAGATGTAATTTATCAAGCGAAGTAGCAACAAAACTCTCGGCTTTTCCCGCCAGACCTGAAGAAGAGCGTACAGGAGTTGTACAACTGGCTCGAGTTGCGTATCAATGTGGGCTTGGGGAGACTAGGCGCTCAGCTAATGACGTAACTTTGTGGGATCACTCGTTCTCGGTGGCTACACTCTATAAAACAGCGCTGGCAACATTCCTTCTCAGCAGCAACATTGATATTAACAAACCCCAATGGCGTCTCTTGCGCGTAAACTTCGACGTGCTCGGCCTCTACGCCAAGGCGATCAAGATCGCCGACCTGCTCGGATATCAGCGTTCCGTAGAGGAGGCCTGCGAGCGTACAAAAAAGCTGGTGGAAGAGGAGTACCCGCTCGGCAATGAGGTCTACCGCGACACAACAGGCATTTACTTCACCTTCCCCGACCTCGACCTGCCCGCCGACCTGGCGCGGGAAATCTGCCGCCGCGTGGAAGAGGTTGAACCCGAACTCGCCCCGCGCATCGCCGTCACGGTGGGGGATGGGCAAACGGCCACCGAGCAACTCAAGGGCATCCTGGCCAAAGCCCGTAAAGAGGCGCTGGAGGCCCTGGCGCAGCCCTTCGATGGCCAGAAACTGGGCATTCGCTGGCAGCAGCACTGGGAGAAGGTTGGCGATGGGAAGTGGGAACTCTGTCCCGTCTGCCGCCTGCGCCCGATGGAAGAGGGCCGGGAAGCCTGTACGCACTGTGAGAAGCGCCGCCGCTCCCGCATTGAGGACTGGGAAAAAGACCCTTACCGCACCATCTGGATGGACGAAATCGCCGACGCCAACGGCCGCGTAGCGCTCATCGTCGGCAAATTCGGCCTGGATGATTGGCTCTCTGGAGAGCTGGTACAGACGATGCTGGTCAGGGCCGAGCCGAACAATCCTGCCGGTTGTACGCCCAAGAACCCCTCACCTGCTCGTCTGCGTCGCGTCTGGGAGACATGCCAAAGGTTCTGGAGCGAGACCGTGGAAAAAGAGATCCTTGGTAAGCATGCGTACGGCAAAGACATTGAACACTCTGACCTGCGCTGCACTCGCTTGCTGGTTGTTCCCGACAGGAAGGATGGCTGGGAAGAAAATGTCCCCTACGATGGCACGGTGGACGGCAAGCCGATCAGCCTGCTCTGGATCAAAGAGAAGAACCATTTCATCACCATCATCAACCTGCAACTGACAGGAAAACTCGAAGAGGGACAGACGATCTCCGTGAAGGATCCCAATAATCAACGTAACAAAATCACCTTTACTGTGCAGAGTTTGGAGAAGCCGAGCAACAGAATAGATCGATACACGCCATTCCTGCCGCTTCTGTCTTCACCCGATCAGTTCCTTGCCCTCGTTCCCGCCATCGATGCTTTGGAGATCGCCAAGAGGATTAGGGAAGAGTACGCCAAACAGTTCGGCAAGGTCCAGAACCGTCTGCCGCTCTTCCTTGGCCTGGTCTTCTTCCAGCGCAAGATGCCCCTGATGGCGGTGATGGACACCGCACGGCGGATGCTGAATGTGCTGCTGAAAGAAGAATCTTGGAAGGTGGAGTGCTGCCGCCCTGATTGTGAGGGACATGAGCACCAGTATCTGCGTCTCTCCCAGGGAATGGACAGGCTGATCATGAAATTCCCAATCAAGATGGGCGACAACAAAACTTGTGACATCTGGTACCCCTATATGTTTGTGGAATATTTTGCAGATGGCACGCCGGATAACCGTCAGTATCGATTCCAGCACAACGGGCACTGGCTTGTGGATGTCTGCGACCTGAAAGAAGATGATGTCGTGAAGGTCACCCCATCTCGCTTCGCCTACCTCTGGCTGGAGCACAGCGCGCAGCGCTTTGAATTTGATCCCGAGAAACACCTGATGCTGCTGGACGAACTGACGCATATGATGGATATGTGGGACCACCTGGGGAAAAGCGGCATCACCATCACCGGCCTCCGCAACCTGCAGGCACTGCTTGAGGCTAAAGGCGCAGCATGGGGGACAAACAGCGAGGAGTTCAGGCATCTGGCAGAGACAGCGCTAAAAGATGCCGGGCTTTTCCAGCGCAGGGACAAAGATGGTAACCCCAGACCGATCACGCCAGAGGATGTTGTAAGCAAACGTTTTGCCCGCTGTCTGGAGCTTTACCTGCACATTCTCAAACAAAAGCTCAAGGAGGACTGA
- the cmr4 gene encoding type III-B CRISPR module RAMP protein Cmr4 translates to MLPELLKYFALALDPIHVGTGGYRLGRVDMSIVREPGTNLPKIPGTSIAGACRTYAAMQETCKFPRCAGQGQADMDRGYEGHCGKPNCPICVTFGFSKGSGASFQGLAQFSDARLILFPVHSLVGPVWVTCPMVLKDVVKDLENPYNELNDGEVRVAQGVNHSGRLNLGWLMLTVAGDGFPLDNSKLPCVPPEILNRAVLVSDKMFGHIVNDNLEVRTSVSIDPSTGAAAEGALYTYEAIPRASVLYFEVVVSDPKFYQIAGQEPLKENGGKEKVKETLNNGFALFECLGIGGMNTRGMGRLKVLNLNAGGETGERGES, encoded by the coding sequence ATGTTACCTGAATTGCTCAAATATTTCGCCCTCGCGCTCGATCCCATCCACGTCGGCACAGGCGGTTACCGCTTGGGCCGTGTGGACATGTCGATCGTGCGCGAGCCTGGAACAAACCTGCCCAAGATTCCGGGCACGAGCATCGCTGGAGCATGCCGCACCTACGCAGCGATGCAGGAGACATGCAAGTTTCCCCGCTGCGCCGGGCAGGGACAGGCAGATATGGACCGCGGATATGAGGGGCACTGTGGCAAACCCAACTGCCCCATCTGCGTAACCTTTGGATTCAGCAAGGGCAGCGGCGCCAGTTTCCAGGGGCTGGCGCAGTTCTCGGATGCTCGGCTGATCCTCTTCCCAGTCCATTCTCTTGTAGGTCCTGTCTGGGTGACCTGTCCAATGGTGTTAAAGGATGTGGTAAAAGATTTGGAAAATCCCTACAACGAACTCAATGATGGCGAGGTGCGAGTGGCACAAGGGGTGAATCACAGCGGTCGCCTCAACCTGGGCTGGCTGATGCTTACGGTTGCCGGGGATGGCTTCCCACTCGACAATTCTAAACTCCCTTGTGTGCCACCAGAGATTCTCAACCGCGCCGTTCTGGTTTCAGATAAGATGTTCGGCCACATAGTCAACGACAACCTGGAGGTGCGCACCTCGGTCAGCATTGACCCGTCCACCGGCGCCGCCGCCGAAGGCGCGCTCTACACTTACGAGGCCATCCCCCGCGCCAGCGTGCTGTACTTCGAGGTTGTGGTAAGCGATCCGAAGTTCTACCAAATCGCAGGGCAGGAGCCGCTAAAGGAGAACGGCGGCAAGGAAAAAGTGAAAGAAACCCTGAATAATGGCTTCGCCCTGTTCGAGTGCCTCGGCATCGGCGGGATGAACACGCGCGGCATGGGGCGCCTCAAGGTTCTCAACCTGAATGCAGGAGGTGAGACAGGTGAGCGGGGTGAATCTTGA
- the cas8a1 gene encoding type I-B CRISPR-associated protein Cas8b1/Cst1 yields MLSYTGHPLVDVGIATIAAFVKKRDPASLTETDLDKVADFMARQYVVDPLKTFLTVAFPNSGFTQPAFNKKPEKRDEYAKRVLYGYKADTPKLKESCVFTGKPAVGVAFSDKLPPGRAFRQHIPLITGENVINFFPWGNAGLLVSGEALLAIQAFPLGCAKCNGRLLAVHSDNPDLTYEFAAKFLEHNRKAITLAQQGGSKKLPEAGASARTFFIETLLDIEQSRQDESIERRPSSVTAYHLSNLGSTPSLDIYHLPLEITDFLSQVVSPDYKTEWNALVQRAWWVSIPKNKKKKEIQEDTQHQRNVLYEDLLQLPENARQFLRCYFLRIPVRTRFEGDPRRTYSLRDEANLVSWKLTELFLRRIMNMEKDRIDQIRTLADRLADYVFEENDKKFFAALFEPRYDYFRTNLIRATLACVQKGKSPLIKFDPYIEIFENGDEIARSDWRLARDLVLIRMVEQLYQKGWLGSQPEAVPEISEELETTP; encoded by the coding sequence ATGCTCAGTTATACAGGACATCCACTGGTAGATGTGGGGATTGCCACAATTGCAGCTTTCGTAAAGAAACGCGACCCTGCTTCACTCACGGAAACCGATCTTGATAAGGTAGCCGATTTCATGGCTAGGCAGTATGTTGTGGATCCACTCAAGACTTTCTTGACGGTCGCCTTTCCGAATTCTGGCTTCACACAGCCGGCATTCAACAAAAAGCCAGAAAAACGTGATGAATATGCAAAGCGCGTCCTGTACGGCTACAAGGCAGATACCCCGAAGTTAAAGGAGAGTTGTGTGTTTACAGGAAAGCCAGCAGTAGGTGTAGCGTTCTCAGATAAACTCCCACCTGGCAGGGCCTTTCGCCAGCATATCCCTCTCATCACCGGAGAGAACGTCATCAACTTCTTTCCTTGGGGTAATGCAGGGCTGCTTGTATCTGGTGAGGCTTTGCTAGCCATCCAAGCATTTCCACTGGGCTGTGCCAAGTGTAACGGCAGGCTGCTTGCTGTACACTCTGATAACCCAGATCTCACTTACGAGTTTGCAGCCAAGTTTCTAGAGCACAATCGCAAAGCGATTACATTGGCGCAACAAGGTGGTAGCAAGAAGTTACCAGAGGCAGGAGCTTCGGCCAGAACATTTTTCATTGAGACCTTGCTGGATATAGAACAGAGCCGACAAGATGAGTCTATTGAGCGCCGCCCCTCCTCGGTAACGGCTTACCACCTAAGCAACCTCGGCTCGACACCGTCTCTAGATATATACCATCTGCCTTTGGAGATCACCGACTTTCTGAGCCAAGTCGTGAGCCCAGATTATAAAACGGAATGGAACGCCCTCGTTCAAAGGGCCTGGTGGGTTTCGATACCCAAAAATAAAAAGAAGAAAGAAATACAAGAAGATACACAACACCAAAGGAATGTGTTGTATGAAGACCTATTACAATTACCGGAGAACGCACGACAGTTCCTACGCTGCTACTTCCTCCGCATCCCAGTTCGTACACGCTTTGAAGGCGACCCGCGTCGCACGTACTCGCTCAGAGACGAAGCAAATCTCGTCTCATGGAAACTCACTGAACTGTTCTTGAGGAGGATAATGAACATGGAAAAAGATCGCATAGATCAAATACGAACGTTGGCCGATCGCCTGGCAGACTACGTGTTCGAGGAGAACGATAAAAAGTTCTTTGCAGCTCTCTTCGAGCCGCGTTACGATTACTTCCGAACAAACCTCATCAGAGCCACTCTGGCTTGTGTGCAGAAGGGAAAAAGCCCACTTATCAAGTTCGACCCCTATATTGAAATATTTGAAAATGGCGATGAAATAGCGCGATCAGACTGGCGATTGGCACGCGATCTGGTGCTGATCCGCATGGTGGAGCAACTGTATCAAAAAGGATGGCTTGGCAGCCAGCCAGAGGCGGTTCCGGAGATCTCCGAAGAGCTAGAAACTACTCCATGA
- the cas7i gene encoding type I-B CRISPR-associated protein Cas7/Cst2/DevR, with the protein MAFVTGLFLIDAPASALNNLGNVPGRLFDNVVGVKVIRTREGTYPYVSAQAFRYWLRTTLEQTEPDWKAAPIWREQKVAYTDANPIRYWDDDLFGYMRAPSTKKEAVEQRGADKSRSSETPTSDTITRASPFRVSTLVSIAPVNIVEDWESMSRHDGDPVPYSSQFYRATLKGLFSLDLHACGTFWYRQKTGFRNLDDSRIEEAKKVGLEELEDVSAYRLTLEERLKRITTLFKGMARLEGGAKQALHYTDVSPALVVLAVTRGGNHPFGRIIGANSRGLPELKLEALNEALTVFSDDILSDVYVGWVRGYLDEERARLEEFVRQAENNRIKISHPREAFSALIETLKKPENAQWLD; encoded by the coding sequence ATGGCATTCGTAACTGGACTGTTTCTGATTGATGCGCCGGCTTCGGCACTGAACAACCTTGGAAATGTTCCAGGTAGATTATTCGACAATGTTGTTGGGGTAAAAGTGATCCGTACTCGAGAGGGCACGTATCCTTACGTCTCAGCACAGGCTTTCCGCTATTGGTTGCGGACTACACTGGAACAAACCGAACCGGATTGGAAAGCCGCTCCAATCTGGCGTGAACAAAAGGTGGCATACACTGATGCCAACCCCATTCGCTACTGGGACGATGACCTGTTCGGGTATATGCGAGCACCTTCCACGAAGAAGGAGGCTGTAGAGCAACGTGGAGCGGATAAATCACGTTCTTCTGAGACACCAACCAGTGATACGATAACAAGGGCTTCGCCCTTCCGGGTAAGCACTCTCGTCTCCATTGCACCTGTCAACATTGTGGAAGACTGGGAGTCTATGAGCCGGCACGATGGTGATCCTGTACCTTACAGCAGTCAGTTTTACCGTGCCACACTAAAAGGTCTGTTCTCTCTGGACTTACACGCTTGTGGTACCTTCTGGTACCGCCAGAAAACGGGCTTTCGCAACCTGGACGACTCCAGAATCGAGGAAGCAAAGAAAGTCGGGCTGGAGGAGTTAGAGGATGTGAGTGCATACCGATTAACGCTTGAAGAACGTCTTAAGCGCATAACAACCCTGTTTAAGGGTATGGCCAGGCTGGAAGGCGGCGCCAAGCAGGCCCTCCATTACACTGATGTTTCTCCAGCGCTTGTCGTGCTGGCCGTGACCAGGGGGGGCAATCATCCCTTCGGACGTATCATTGGCGCTAACTCGCGCGGATTGCCAGAACTCAAGCTTGAGGCGTTGAATGAAGCACTGACAGTATTCAGTGACGATATCCTTTCTGATGTCTATGTTGGCTGGGTGCGTGGATACTTAGATGAGGAGCGCGCTAGGTTGGAAGAGTTCGTACGCCAAGCAGAGAATAACCGCATAAAGATAAGCCATCCACGAGAGGCATTCAGTGCACTCATTGAGACCCTCAAAAAGCCTGAAAATGCGCAATGGCTTGATTAA
- the cas5 gene encoding CRISPR-associated protein Cas5, giving the protein MRVLKVVAEGLTTSFRYPHFMHGVHPTFEMPPPATIYGHICSALGEWVSPEGVEFAYHFTHQGSFDDIEHVHVVVPASGKLPKTSLPKVLEGEVNPFKRTVLFQPRLMLYINRPEWEPAFRSPRYTVVLGRSQDLFTYINVSVIDLVRAKRAYFEHTLLPYRMALQVAQGYVVLMPRFLDYAQGRAATFARYVVLKRRVHSENFLQFGDLPNDTEFWVDPTSPEINGAHLGLAFHTFVGEYNDNPFMA; this is encoded by the coding sequence ATGCGCGTTCTCAAAGTGGTGGCGGAGGGGCTTACTACGTCCTTCCGCTATCCACATTTCATGCATGGCGTTCACCCCACTTTCGAGATGCCGCCACCAGCAACCATCTATGGTCACATCTGCAGCGCTCTTGGGGAGTGGGTCTCACCAGAAGGTGTGGAGTTTGCCTACCACTTCACCCACCAGGGTTCATTCGATGACATAGAACATGTTCATGTAGTGGTACCGGCAAGTGGCAAGCTACCCAAAACATCTTTGCCAAAGGTACTGGAAGGGGAAGTGAATCCATTCAAACGCACCGTGCTCTTTCAGCCGCGTCTTATGCTCTATATCAATCGCCCTGAGTGGGAGCCTGCTTTTCGCAGTCCTCGGTACACAGTAGTGCTTGGACGATCGCAGGATCTCTTCACCTATATCAACGTAAGCGTGATAGATTTGGTGCGGGCCAAACGCGCCTACTTCGAGCATACGTTGTTACCATATCGCATGGCTTTGCAAGTTGCCCAAGGCTATGTGGTCCTTATGCCACGCTTCTTGGATTATGCACAGGGTCGTGCTGCCACATTCGCCCGCTACGTGGTACTGAAACGACGGGTACACAGCGAGAATTTCTTGCAGTTTGGGGATCTGCCAAACGACACCGAGTTCTGGGTTGACCCAACCTCGCCAGAGATAAATGGAGCTCACCTAGGGCTTGCTTTCCATACGTTTGTGGGCGAGTACAATGACAACCCCTTTATGGCCTGA
- the cas3 gene encoding CRISPR-associated helicase Cas3' codes for MLSIRLWASTMTTPLWPDWLEEVLWAKSSSKGESGHAETLARHTWHVLERLADVISLRPGLPEAIGFPSLWNCLFWACFLHDFGKAARGFQELLRGGPRWPHRHEVLSLAFLDWLSDAASDEELRWIAAAIVSHHKDADVIGRMYMDPRDPDEDPLAARVEEIDDGAIIGLWRWLNECPASWIEALGLRDVGIRLPALPSQTDALRNIREHGAMRIRYWLRIYRKWLKNLNHSDERRLVIGTLALRGYMISSDHLASAHMGKSPAPLPARPADLLARLEINESTLYPHQKACAATRGSAVLIAPTGSGKTESALLWACAQAEGGQPVPRLFYTLPYQASMNAMYDRLNERAFPDQVGLEHSRSILALYRHWLDEDYTPQQAARAARWTKNLVRLNYFPVRVLSPYQILKAFYRLKSYEASLSDFFNAAFILDEVHAYEPDRLAMILGAVEFLRKHFGARFFVMSATLPGLLQSQLSNALGEYTFIRATPELFARFRRHQLQLINGDLLTEHWLEHIAEVIESGQSVLICCNTVKRAQQAYMEMKYRLGNRTEVILLHSRLNSKDRLRKEIIVREATGSQSRGRKPIVLVATQVVEVSLDIDLDVIYTDPAPLEALIQRFGRINRRRLKGRAPVCVFTEPSDGQGIYDKDLVQAALRVLSENADQMIDEERISDWLNEVYQETIAQRWSSRYQQAFDEFKESCLSTLRAFESDEQLEEAFYQAFDSIEVLPADLEPEYRRLIEDQPLEALQLLVPLRWVQFSRLRDAGKAYKIDPNWTWVVEANYSEDFGLML; via the coding sequence TTGCTTTCCATACGTTTGTGGGCGAGTACAATGACAACCCCTTTATGGCCTGACTGGCTGGAAGAAGTCCTATGGGCTAAAAGCTCCAGTAAAGGAGAGAGTGGGCATGCAGAAACCCTAGCACGACACACATGGCATGTGCTGGAAAGACTTGCTGATGTGATCTCTCTGAGACCAGGTCTGCCTGAAGCGATTGGCTTTCCAAGCCTGTGGAACTGCCTGTTCTGGGCATGTTTCTTGCACGATTTCGGCAAGGCAGCCAGGGGATTCCAGGAGCTCTTACGTGGTGGTCCGAGATGGCCCCATCGCCATGAAGTGCTATCACTGGCCTTTTTAGACTGGCTCTCTGATGCTGCATCAGATGAAGAACTGAGGTGGATTGCCGCAGCTATTGTATCGCATCACAAAGATGCCGATGTGATCGGTCGTATGTACATGGATCCGAGGGATCCTGATGAGGATCCACTGGCTGCACGGGTGGAAGAGATCGATGATGGAGCAATAATAGGCCTCTGGCGTTGGCTGAATGAGTGCCCAGCATCATGGATTGAGGCACTGGGCTTGAGAGATGTCGGTATCCGGCTGCCTGCCCTACCATCACAAACTGACGCTCTGCGAAACATACGGGAGCATGGAGCAATGCGCATCCGATACTGGCTGCGAATATATCGCAAATGGTTAAAGAACCTCAACCATAGCGATGAGCGCAGATTAGTCATCGGCACTCTGGCATTACGTGGCTACATGATCTCATCTGACCACTTGGCATCAGCCCACATGGGCAAATCGCCAGCTCCACTGCCGGCAAGACCAGCTGATCTGCTGGCGAGGCTGGAAATCAATGAAAGTACTCTATACCCACACCAGAAGGCATGTGCCGCAACACGTGGATCTGCAGTGCTGATAGCCCCGACTGGCAGTGGCAAGACTGAATCTGCTCTCTTGTGGGCATGCGCACAGGCCGAAGGGGGGCAACCGGTACCTCGGCTGTTCTACACGCTGCCATACCAGGCCAGCATGAATGCCATGTACGATCGGCTCAACGAAAGAGCTTTTCCTGACCAGGTGGGTCTGGAACATAGCCGAAGCATATTAGCCCTCTATCGGCACTGGTTGGACGAAGACTACACCCCACAGCAAGCCGCTCGTGCAGCACGGTGGACCAAGAATTTGGTACGACTGAACTACTTCCCAGTACGAGTGCTCAGCCCGTATCAAATCCTCAAAGCATTCTACCGACTGAAGAGTTATGAAGCTTCACTAAGCGATTTCTTTAATGCAGCTTTCATCTTGGACGAGGTTCACGCCTATGAGCCTGATCGGCTGGCGATGATTCTGGGTGCGGTAGAGTTCCTGCGTAAACATTTTGGAGCTCGATTTTTTGTGATGTCAGCAACGCTGCCAGGCTTGCTTCAATCGCAATTGTCCAATGCGTTGGGAGAGTACACTTTTATTCGGGCCACGCCGGAGTTGTTTGCTCGATTTCGTCGGCATCAGCTGCAACTGATTAATGGCGATTTACTGACAGAGCATTGGCTAGAGCACATAGCCGAAGTTATAGAGTCTGGGCAGTCAGTGCTGATATGCTGTAACACCGTGAAGCGCGCACAGCAAGCTTACATGGAGATGAAATATAGACTAGGTAACCGAACTGAAGTCATTCTTCTACATAGTCGTCTCAACAGCAAGGACCGGCTACGCAAAGAGATAATCGTGCGAGAGGCGACTGGATCGCAATCACGTGGACGGAAGCCCATAGTACTTGTTGCGACCCAGGTTGTCGAGGTGAGTTTGGACATTGATCTGGATGTGATCTACACTGACCCGGCCCCATTGGAGGCACTTATCCAGCGGTTTGGCCGAATCAACAGACGTCGTCTGAAGGGGCGGGCTCCAGTATGTGTATTCACCGAACCATCCGATGGCCAAGGCATCTACGATAAAGACTTGGTGCAAGCGGCGTTGAGGGTGTTATCGGAGAACGCCGACCAGATGATTGACGAAGAACGCATCTCTGACTGGTTAAACGAGGTATATCAAGAGACAATCGCGCAGCGCTGGAGTAGCAGGTATCAACAGGCATTTGATGAGTTTAAAGAAAGTTGCTTGTCCACGTTGCGGGCATTCGAATCGGACGAGCAATTAGAAGAGGCATTCTACCAGGCATTTGACAGTATTGAGGTCCTGCCAGCGGATCTTGAGCCAGAATATCGGCGACTTATTGAAGATCAACCGCTTGAGGCCCTCCAGCTTCTTGTTCCATTGCGTTGGGTGCAATTTTCTCGCCTGCGGGATGCAGGTAAGGCTTATAAAATAGATCCAAACTGGACCTGGGTTGTGGAAGCAAACTATAGCGAGGATTTTGGACTTATGCTTTGA